A stretch of Bacillus pseudomycoides DNA encodes these proteins:
- a CDS encoding N-acetyltransferase, with protein sequence MDLHITKELNATNKDNINNKLYEYNLKHFPTDLRGRYQEIHLFLKDEDSKVRGGILGEICWNWLEIHTFIMDEDIRKLGYGTKLLLEIEQIALEKNCDFIKVDTLSFQALDFYKKHGYQEFGVLDNVGREFKHYYLKRSIGNFIFKRLN encoded by the coding sequence ATGGATTTACATATTACGAAAGAATTAAATGCAACTAATAAAGACAACATTAATAATAAACTTTATGAATATAATTTAAAGCATTTCCCAACAGATTTAAGGGGAAGATATCAGGAGATTCATTTATTTCTTAAGGATGAAGACAGCAAAGTTCGCGGAGGAATATTAGGTGAAATTTGCTGGAATTGGTTAGAGATTCATACTTTTATAATGGATGAAGACATACGCAAACTAGGTTATGGAACTAAACTTTTATTAGAAATCGAACAAATAGCTTTAGAAAAGAATTGTGATTTCATAAAAGTAGATACTTTAAGTTTTCAAGCATTAGATTTTTATAAAAAGCACGGTTATCAAGAGTTTGGTGTCCTTGATAATGTCGGTAGAGAATTTAAACATTACTATTTAAAAAGATCTATAGGCAATTTTATTTTTAAAAGATTGAATTAA
- a CDS encoding uridine kinase, whose translation MNRQIAIREIVERMLMLKLDHPLRVGVSGITASGKTTFANELQKEIHLQGRKVVRASIDNFHNPKIVRYSQGKESAKGYYEDAHDYQAFAERLLVPLGPDGDMRYVMKSHDLETDMYTKTESILASKDMIFIIDGTFLLKKELQHLFDYKIFVETDFEIARERGSSREAKAFGNKKRAEEIFLQRYHAACHMYIEEHAPKQCADVVFMNNVIEAPRVVFQNL comes from the coding sequence TTGAATCGTCAAATTGCTATTCGTGAGATTGTGGAGCGCATGCTCATGCTTAAACTAGATCACCCATTAAGAGTCGGTGTTAGTGGTATAACAGCTTCTGGGAAAACAACATTTGCAAATGAGTTACAAAAAGAAATTCATTTGCAAGGAAGAAAAGTCGTTCGGGCGAGTATAGATAATTTTCACAATCCAAAGATAGTTAGATATTCACAAGGTAAGGAATCAGCTAAAGGATATTATGAAGATGCTCATGATTATCAAGCATTTGCTGAGCGCTTATTGGTTCCATTAGGACCTGATGGAGATATGCGATATGTGATGAAATCACATGATTTAGAAACGGATATGTATACTAAAACGGAATCTATACTGGCTTCAAAAGATATGATATTTATAATAGATGGTACTTTTTTATTAAAAAAAGAGCTCCAACATTTATTTGATTATAAAATATTTGTAGAAACAGATTTTGAAATTGCAAGAGAACGTGGTTCAAGTCGGGAAGCGAAAGCCTTTGGGAATAAAAAGAGGGCAGAGGAAATATTTTTACAAAGATATCATGCGGCTTGCCATATGTATATAGAAGAGCATGCACCAAAGCAATGTGCAGATGTAGTTTTTATGAATAATGTTATTGAAGCACCAAGAGTTGTATTTCAGAATTTGTGA